A genomic segment from Janthinobacterium sp. 64 encodes:
- a CDS encoding SPW repeat protein, producing the protein MASNFKLKRWQDQVILLLGLWLLVSPWAFSYPEGSPQMLNAFISGLVIAVLAAFDLYKTYFWAVVVNLLVGVWVAVSPWVLRIAEQRVVLWNELIVGIAVVVLALWELRTDPELHKHWPGAAA; encoded by the coding sequence ATGGCAAGCAATTTCAAACTGAAACGCTGGCAAGATCAAGTGATCCTGTTGCTGGGCCTGTGGCTGCTCGTTTCGCCCTGGGCCTTTTCCTATCCCGAAGGCTCGCCGCAGATGCTCAATGCCTTTATCTCGGGTCTGGTGATCGCCGTGCTGGCCGCCTTCGATCTGTACAAGACGTATTTCTGGGCCGTCGTCGTCAATCTGCTGGTGGGCGTCTGGGTCGCCGTCTCGCCATGGGTGCTGCGCATCGCCGAACAGCGCGTCGTCCTGTGGAACGAGTTGATTGTCGGCATCGCCGTCGTCGTGCTGGCCCTGTGGGAATTGCGCACCGACCCCGAGCTGCACAAGCACTGGCCCGGCGCGGCAGCGTAG
- the metH gene encoding methionine synthase has product MNDTVIPAMSPTEATLRAILAQRIMILDGAMGTIIQQYKLDEEAYRGGPAGRFIDFAAPADSGARELFVKGNNELLTLTQPHIIQEIHERYLAAGADLIETNTFGATTIAQDDYHMAHLAYEMNVQAAKLARAACDKYSTPDKPRFVAGALGPTPKTASISPDVNDPAARNVSFDQLVAAYLQQTQGLVEGGADVLLVETIFDTLNCKAALFAIDLFYEQNPTVVRLPLMISGTVTDASGRILSGQTVPAFWNSVRHAKPLTIGLNCALGAALMRPYAEELAKIADTFVCIYPNAGLPNPMSDTGFDELPADTSALLREFADAGFLNMAGGCCGTTPEHIAAIGELLSKNTPRSVPAPSHDLRLAGLEPFVVNDESLFVNVGERTNVTGSKAFARMILNEQYDEALSVARQQVENGAQVIDINMDEAMLDSLAAMTRFLNLIASEPDISRVPIMVDSSKWSVIEAGLKCVQGKAIVNSISMKEGEEEFLRQAKLCRRYGAAVIVMAFDEKGQADTFERKIEICARAYHLLIDALDFPPEDIIFDPNIFAVATGIEEHNNYAVDFINATRWIKENLPYAKISGGVSNVSFSFRGNDPAREAIHTVFLYHAIKAGMTMGIVNAGMVGVYDNLDPELRERVEDVVLNRREDSTERMIEFAGTLKAGGKAEAQTLAWREGTVQARLSHALVHGITQFIVEDTEEARQELLHNGGRPIHVIEGPLMAGMDVVGDLFGQGKMFLPQVVKSARVMKQAVAHLIPFIEEEKLLEEKRTGIVAKPKGKIIMATVKGDVHDIGKNIVTVVLQCNNFEVVNMGVMVPCSEILARAKVENADIIGLSGLITPSLEEMAYVAKEMQRDEHFRMLKIPLLIGGATTSRAHTAVKIAHNYEGPVIYVPDASRSVSVAQSLLTPEQRDKYVEDIELDYARIREQHANKKALPILPLAQARANKMVVPFDGACTPVKPKFIGRRVFKNVDLAALANYIDWGPFFQTWDLAGPFPAILTDEVVGDAATKVYAEGQALLKKLIDGRWLTANGVVSLLPANSVNDDDIEVYTDDTRSTVAFTYYGMRQQGVKPVVDGVQRPNQCLADFIAPKASGVKDYIGMFAVTSGLGIEKYEKRFEDAHDDYSSIMLKSLADRLAEAFAEYLHERVRKDLWGYVPDEHLSNDDMIGEKYVGIRPAPGYPACPEHTVKKQMFEVMQAEEIGMMLTESYAMFPGAAVSGFYFAHPESKYFVVGKIGMDQVEDMAKRRGASIEDVERWLSPNLS; this is encoded by the coding sequence ATGAACGATACCGTGATCCCCGCCATGTCCCCGACCGAAGCCACCTTGCGCGCCATTCTGGCGCAGCGGATCATGATCCTCGACGGCGCCATGGGCACGATCATCCAGCAATACAAGCTCGACGAAGAAGCGTACCGTGGCGGCCCCGCCGGCCGCTTCATCGACTTCGCCGCGCCGGCCGACAGCGGCGCGCGCGAACTGTTCGTGAAGGGCAACAATGAGCTGCTCACGCTCACCCAGCCGCACATCATCCAGGAAATCCATGAGCGCTACCTGGCGGCAGGCGCCGACCTGATCGAAACGAATACCTTCGGCGCCACGACCATCGCGCAAGACGATTACCACATGGCCCACCTGGCCTATGAAATGAACGTGCAGGCGGCAAAACTGGCGCGCGCCGCCTGCGACAAATATTCCACGCCGGACAAGCCGCGCTTCGTCGCCGGGGCCCTGGGCCCCACGCCGAAGACAGCCTCGATCTCGCCCGACGTCAACGACCCGGCCGCGCGCAACGTCAGTTTCGACCAGCTGGTGGCCGCCTACCTGCAGCAGACGCAGGGCCTGGTGGAAGGCGGCGCCGACGTGCTGCTGGTGGAAACCATTTTCGATACCTTGAACTGCAAGGCGGCCCTGTTCGCCATCGACCTGTTCTACGAGCAAAATCCGACCGTCGTGCGCCTGCCCTTGATGATTTCCGGCACCGTTACGGACGCGTCGGGACGCATCTTGTCGGGCCAGACCGTGCCCGCCTTCTGGAATTCCGTGCGCCACGCGAAACCGCTGACCATCGGCCTGAACTGCGCGCTGGGCGCCGCCCTGATGCGTCCGTACGCGGAAGAGCTGGCCAAGATCGCCGACACTTTTGTGTGCATCTACCCAAACGCTGGCTTGCCCAACCCCATGAGCGACACGGGCTTTGACGAGTTGCCGGCCGACACGTCCGCCCTGCTGCGCGAATTTGCCGACGCAGGCTTTTTGAACATGGCGGGCGGCTGCTGCGGCACCACGCCCGAGCACATCGCCGCCATCGGCGAGTTGCTGTCGAAAAACACCCCGCGCAGCGTGCCCGCCCCATCGCACGACTTGCGCCTGGCGGGCCTGGAGCCGTTCGTCGTCAATGACGAATCGTTGTTCGTCAACGTGGGCGAGCGCACCAACGTCACGGGCTCGAAAGCGTTCGCGCGCATGATCCTCAACGAGCAATACGACGAAGCATTGTCAGTGGCGCGCCAGCAAGTGGAAAACGGCGCGCAAGTGATCGACATCAACATGGATGAAGCGATGCTCGATTCGCTGGCCGCCATGACGCGCTTTTTGAACCTGATCGCGTCCGAACCCGATATTTCGCGCGTGCCCATCATGGTCGACTCGTCGAAATGGTCGGTCATCGAAGCGGGCCTCAAATGCGTGCAGGGCAAGGCCATCGTCAACTCGATTTCCATGAAGGAAGGCGAGGAAGAATTCCTGCGCCAGGCGAAACTGTGCCGCCGCTATGGCGCGGCCGTCATCGTCATGGCTTTCGATGAGAAGGGCCAGGCCGACACCTTCGAGCGCAAGATCGAGATTTGCGCGCGCGCGTATCACTTGCTGATCGATGCGCTGGACTTCCCGCCGGAAGACATCATTTTCGACCCGAACATCTTTGCCGTCGCCACCGGCATCGAAGAGCACAATAATTACGCCGTCGACTTCATCAACGCCACGCGCTGGATCAAGGAAAACTTGCCGTACGCGAAGATCTCGGGCGGCGTGTCGAACGTGTCGTTCAGTTTCCGCGGCAACGATCCCGCCCGCGAAGCCATCCATACCGTCTTCCTGTACCACGCCATCAAGGCCGGCATGACCATGGGCATCGTCAACGCCGGCATGGTGGGCGTGTACGACAACCTCGACCCGGAATTGCGCGAGCGCGTGGAAGACGTGGTGCTGAACCGCCGCGAAGACTCCACCGAGCGCATGATCGAATTTGCCGGCACCCTGAAGGCGGGCGGCAAGGCCGAGGCGCAAACCCTGGCCTGGCGCGAAGGCACGGTGCAGGCGCGCCTGTCGCACGCGCTGGTGCACGGCATCACGCAATTCATCGTCGAAGACACGGAAGAAGCGCGCCAGGAACTGCTGCACAATGGCGGGCGCCCGATCCACGTGATCGAGGGACCGCTGATGGCGGGCATGGACGTGGTCGGCGACCTGTTTGGCCAAGGCAAAATGTTCCTGCCGCAAGTGGTGAAATCGGCGCGGGTGATGAAACAGGCGGTGGCCCATCTGATCCCGTTCATCGAGGAAGAAAAGCTGCTGGAAGAAAAGCGCACGGGCATCGTCGCCAAGCCGAAGGGCAAGATCATCATGGCGACCGTGAAAGGCGACGTGCATGACATCGGCAAGAACATCGTCACCGTCGTTCTGCAATGCAATAACTTCGAAGTGGTGAACATGGGCGTGATGGTGCCGTGCTCGGAAATCCTGGCGCGCGCCAAGGTGGAAAACGCGGACATCATCGGCCTGTCCGGCCTGATCACGCCGTCGCTGGAAGAAATGGCGTATGTCGCCAAGGAAATGCAGCGCGACGAACACTTCCGCATGCTGAAAATTCCCCTGCTGATCGGCGGCGCCACCACCAGCCGCGCCCACACTGCCGTGAAAATCGCGCACAACTACGAAGGCCCCGTGATCTACGTGCCGGACGCCTCGCGTTCCGTGTCCGTGGCGCAATCGCTGTTGACGCCGGAGCAGCGCGACAAGTACGTGGAAGACATCGAACTCGACTATGCGCGCATCCGCGAACAGCACGCCAACAAGAAGGCGCTGCCCATCCTGCCGCTGGCGCAGGCGCGCGCCAACAAGATGGTCGTGCCCTTCGACGGCGCCTGCACGCCCGTGAAACCGAAGTTCATCGGCCGGCGCGTGTTTAAAAATGTCGACCTGGCCGCCCTGGCCAACTACATCGACTGGGGCCCGTTCTTCCAGACCTGGGACCTGGCCGGCCCCTTCCCCGCCATTTTGACGGATGAAGTGGTGGGCGACGCGGCCACCAAGGTGTACGCGGAAGGCCAGGCCTTGCTGAAAAAACTCATCGACGGACGCTGGCTGACGGCCAATGGCGTCGTGTCCTTGCTGCCGGCCAACAGCGTCAATGACGACGATATCGAGGTGTACACGGACGATACGCGCAGTACCGTGGCGTTCACCTACTACGGCATGCGCCAGCAGGGCGTCAAACCCGTGGTCGACGGCGTGCAGCGTCCGAACCAGTGCCTGGCCGATTTCATTGCGCCGAAGGCATCGGGCGTGAAGGATTACATCGGCATGTTCGCCGTCACGTCCGGCCTGGGCATCGAAAAGTATGAAAAACGCTTCGAGGATGCGCACGACGATTACTCGTCCATCATGCTCAAATCGCTGGCCGACCGCCTGGCCGAGGCGTTTGCCGAATACCTGCATGAGCGCGTGCGCAAGGATTTGTGGGGCTATGTGCCGGACGAGCACTTGAGCAACGACGACATGATCGGCGAAAAATACGTTGGCATCCGCCCCGCGCCCGGCTACCCTGCCTGCCCCGAGCACACGGTCAAGAAACAGATGTTCGAGGTCATGCAGGCCGAGGAAATCGGCATGATGTTGACGGAATCGTATGCCATGTTCCCCGGCGCGGCCGTCTCCGGCTTCTATTTTGCCCACCCGGAGTCGAAATACTTCGTCGTCGGCAAGATCGGCATGGACCAGGTGGAAGACATGGCCAAGCGGCGTGGCGCCAGCATCGAAGACGTGGAACGCTGGCTGTCGCCGAACCTGTCATAA
- a CDS encoding class II glutamine amidotransferase, with protein sequence MCQLLGMNCNVPTDIVFSFTGFAMRGGHTDTHHDGWGIAFFEGAGVRHFVDHQAAIASPVAELIKRYPIKSRNVIAHIRKATQGQVALENCHPFVRELWGRYWVFAHNGDLKQFHPVLTGSYRPVGCTDSERAFCYLLQQLHARFGDAAPALPQLHAALAELLPSIAAHGTFNMMLSSGEALFAHCSTSLHYLVRQHPFPTAKLSDEDLSVDFSQVTTPQDRVAVIVTQPLTTNEQWTAFAPGELKLFVDGMVQDTPAA encoded by the coding sequence ATGTGCCAACTTCTCGGAATGAATTGCAATGTCCCTACGGACATTGTCTTTAGTTTTACCGGCTTCGCCATGCGCGGCGGCCATACCGATACCCACCATGACGGCTGGGGCATCGCCTTTTTCGAGGGTGCTGGCGTGCGCCATTTCGTCGACCACCAGGCAGCCATCGCCTCGCCCGTGGCCGAACTGATCAAACGCTACCCCATCAAGTCGCGCAATGTCATCGCACATATCCGCAAGGCCACGCAAGGCCAGGTGGCGCTGGAAAATTGCCACCCGTTCGTGCGCGAACTGTGGGGCCGCTACTGGGTGTTTGCCCACAATGGCGATTTGAAGCAATTTCATCCCGTGCTGACGGGCAGTTACCGCCCCGTCGGCTGCACGGACAGCGAACGGGCTTTCTGCTATCTGCTGCAGCAATTGCATGCGCGCTTTGGCGATGCTGCGCCGGCCTTGCCGCAACTGCATGCCGCGCTGGCGGAATTGTTGCCCAGCATTGCGGCCCACGGCACGTTCAACATGATGCTGTCGAGCGGCGAGGCGCTGTTTGCCCATTGCTCGACCAGCTTGCACTATCTGGTGCGACAACATCCGTTTCCAACTGCTAAACTCTCCGATGAAGACCTGAGCGTGGACTTTTCCCAGGTGACGACGCCCCAGGACCGCGTGGCCGTGATCGTTACCCAGCCACTGACGACGAATGAGCAGTGGACGGCGTTTGCGCCCGGCGAATTGAAATTATTTGTCGACGGGATGGTGCAAGACACGCCAGCGGCTTAA
- a CDS encoding EAL and HDOD domain-containing protein has protein sequence MIDISSNDITPKPLRVREFYLGRQPILDRNQALFGYELLFRNAPVGPANITSDLSATASVIAHASQLGMEKVIGDALGFVNVDADVIMSDIFVFLPREKVVLEIVESMPVTPEVRARISELVGHGFTFALENVVADTAQVQELLPLVQYVKMDMSTVDPKVLAALAPRFKREHKKLVAEKVETREEFKSGLDLGFDYFQGYYFAKPAIMTGKKLSPSQLAVMELMTLVTSDADNMDIERAIKRDVSLALNLLRLVNTPAVGARQRIDSLSQAVTVLGRRQLQRWLQIMLYAEPSKRGHSMTPLLMLATTRGRLLELFAHKLRPNQAHSADIAFTVGIMSLMDTLFGVPMSEILSQIEVIDEVAEALLSREGFYGDLLRLAECIERIEDMEGEIVPTLRDLAMSPDELVELEMAAYEWSDNVVRYAL, from the coding sequence ATGATCGATATTTCCAGCAACGACATCACCCCGAAACCCTTGCGCGTGCGCGAGTTCTATCTGGGTCGACAACCTATCCTCGACCGCAACCAGGCCCTGTTCGGCTATGAGTTGCTATTCCGCAACGCTCCAGTCGGCCCCGCCAACATTACCAGCGACCTGTCCGCCACGGCGTCCGTGATCGCCCACGCTTCCCAGCTGGGGATGGAAAAGGTCATCGGCGACGCGCTCGGTTTCGTCAACGTCGATGCCGACGTCATCATGAGCGACATCTTCGTTTTCCTGCCGCGTGAAAAAGTCGTGCTGGAAATCGTCGAATCGATGCCCGTCACGCCGGAAGTGCGCGCGCGCATCAGCGAACTGGTGGGCCATGGTTTTACTTTCGCGCTGGAAAACGTGGTGGCCGATACGGCGCAAGTGCAGGAGTTGTTGCCGCTGGTGCAGTACGTCAAGATGGACATGAGCACGGTCGACCCGAAAGTGCTGGCAGCGCTGGCGCCCCGTTTCAAGCGGGAACACAAGAAACTGGTGGCGGAAAAGGTCGAGACGCGCGAAGAATTCAAGTCGGGCCTGGACCTGGGCTTCGATTACTTCCAGGGTTATTATTTCGCCAAGCCCGCCATCATGACGGGCAAGAAGCTGTCGCCGTCGCAACTGGCCGTCATGGAACTGATGACCCTGGTCACCTCCGACGCCGACAACATGGATATCGAGCGCGCCATCAAACGCGACGTGTCGCTGGCCTTGAACCTGTTGCGTTTGGTGAATACACCAGCCGTGGGCGCGCGCCAGCGCATCGATTCGCTGAGCCAGGCCGTGACCGTGCTGGGCCGCCGCCAGCTGCAGCGCTGGCTGCAGATCATGCTGTATGCGGAGCCAAGCAAGCGCGGCCATAGCATGACGCCGCTGCTGATGCTGGCCACCACGCGCGGCCGTTTGCTCGAATTGTTCGCCCATAAACTGCGCCCGAACCAGGCCCATTCGGCCGACATCGCCTTTACGGTCGGCATCATGTCCTTGATGGATACCTTGTTCGGCGTGCCGATGTCGGAAATCCTCAGCCAGATCGAAGTGATCGACGAAGTGGCCGAAGCGCTGCTGTCGCGCGAAGGCTTCTACGGCGACCTGCTGCGCCTGGCCGAATGCATCGAGCGCATCGAAGACATGGAAGGCGAGATCGTGCCCACCTTGCGCGACCTGGCCATGTCGCCGGACGAGCTGGTGGAGCTGGAAATGGCGGCCTACGAATGGAGCGATAACGTCGTCCGCTACGCGCTGTAG